In Myxococcus stipitatus, the following are encoded in one genomic region:
- a CDS encoding LysE family translocator, producing the protein MLFEPTRLLAFLLAGVALNLTPGPDTMYVLARSMGQGRSAGFVSALGICVGCLFHIAAAALGLSALLATSAVAFLVVKWVGALYLLWMGVQMLRSKAGPQAVEGLQPASLWRIFRDGVVTNVLNPKVALFFLAFLPQFVDPSRGSTGLQFVLLGLLFDVTGTLWLVFLAGVAGGFGAWLRRNPRFATWQQRVTGGVFVALGARLALQERT; encoded by the coding sequence ATGCTCTTCGAGCCGACGCGCCTTCTGGCCTTCCTCCTCGCCGGAGTGGCCCTCAACCTCACCCCAGGTCCCGACACGATGTATGTGTTGGCGAGGAGCATGGGGCAGGGCCGCTCGGCGGGGTTCGTCTCCGCGCTGGGCATCTGCGTGGGCTGCCTCTTCCACATCGCCGCGGCGGCCCTGGGACTGTCGGCGCTGCTGGCCACCTCCGCCGTGGCGTTCCTGGTGGTGAAGTGGGTGGGCGCGCTCTACCTGCTGTGGATGGGCGTGCAGATGCTGCGCAGCAAGGCGGGACCCCAGGCCGTGGAAGGGCTCCAGCCGGCGAGCCTGTGGCGCATCTTCCGCGACGGTGTCGTCACCAACGTGCTCAACCCGAAGGTGGCCTTGTTCTTCCTGGCCTTCCTGCCGCAGTTCGTGGACCCGTCGCGCGGCTCCACGGGCTTGCAGTTCGTCCTGCTCGGGTTGCTGTTCGACGTGACGGGGACGCTGTGGCTCGTCTTCCTCGCGGGCGTGGCGGGTGGGTTCGGCGCCTGGTTGCGGCGCAACCCCCGCTTCGCCACGTGGCAGCAGCGGGTGACGGGCGGCGTGTTCGTCGCGCTGGGCGCGAGGCTCGCGCTCCAGGAGCGCACGTAG